One stretch of Oncorhynchus masou masou isolate Uvic2021 chromosome 9, UVic_Omas_1.1, whole genome shotgun sequence DNA includes these proteins:
- the LOC135545393 gene encoding uncharacterized protein LOC135545393: MSIIPIPQLPTNHHVHHSNPTAPHQSPCPSFQSHSSPPIIISIIPIPQLPTNHHVHHSSPTAPHQSPSPSFQSHSSPPIIIFINPIPQLSTNHHVHHSSPTAPHQSPSPSFQSHSSPPITISIIPIPQLPTNHHVHHSNPTAPHQSPCPSFQSHSSPPITMSIIPVPQLPTNHHLYHSNPTAPHQSSSPSIQSHSSPPITMSIIPVPQLPTNHHLHHSNPTAPHQSSSPSIQSHSSPPITMSIIPVPQLPTNHHLYHSNPTAPHQSSSPSFQSHSSPPITMSIIPVPQLPTNHHVHHSSPTAPHQSPCPSFQSHSSPPIIISIIPIPQLPTNHHLHQSNPTAPHQSPCPSFQSHSSPPITISIIPIPQLPTNHHLHQSNPTAPHQSPCPSFQSHSSPPIIISIIPIPQLPTNHHLHQSNPTAPHQSPCPSFQSHSSPPIIISIIPIPQLPTNHHVHHSSPTAPHQSPSPSFQSHNSPPIIISIIPIPQLPTNHHVHHSSPTAPHRSSSPSFQSHSSPPITMSIIPIPQLPTNHHLHHANPTAPHQSPCPSFQSHSSPPITMSIIPVPKLPTNHHLHHSNPTAPHQSPSPSIQFHRKMLA; this comes from the coding sequence ATGTCCATCATTCCAATCCCACAGCTCCCCACCAATCACCATGTCCATCATTCCAATCCCACAGCTCCCCACCAATCACCATGTCCATCATTCCAGTCCCACAGCTCCCCACCAATCATCATCTCCATCATTCCAATCCCACAGCTCCCCACCAATCATCATGTCCATCATTCCAGTCCCACAGCTCCCCACCAATCACCATCTCCATCATTCCAATCCCACAGCTCCCCACCaatcatcatcttcatcaatCCAATCCCAcagctctccaccaatcaccATGTCCATCATTCCAGTCCCACAGCTCCCCACCAATCACCATCTCCATCATTCCAATCCCACAGCTCCCCACCAATCACCATCTCCATCATTCCAATCCCACAGCTCCCCACCAATCACCATGTCCATCATTCCAATCCCACAGCTCCCCACCAATCACCATGTCCATCATTCCAGTCCCACAGCTCCCCACCAATCACCATGTCCATCATTCCAGTCCCACAGCTCCCCACCAATCACCATCTCTATCATTCCAATCCCACAGCTCCCCACCAATCATCATCTCCATCAATCCAATCCCACAGCTCCCCACCAATCACCATGTCCATCATTCCAGTCCCACAGCTCCCCACCAATCATCATCTCCATCATTCCAATCCCACAGCTCCCCACCAATCATCATCTCCATCAATCCAATCCCACAGCTCCCCACCAATCACCATGTCCATCATTCCAGTCCCACAGCTCCCCACCAATCACCATCTCTATCATTCCAATCCCACAGCTCCCCACCAATCATCATCTCCATCATTCCAATCCCACAGCTCCCCACCAATCACCATGTCCATCATTCCAGTCCCACAGCTCCCCACCAATCACCATGTCCATCATTCCAGTCCCACAGCTCCCCACCAATCACCATGTCCATCATTCCAGTCCCACAGCTCCCCACCAATCATCATCTCCATCATTCCAATCCCACAGCTCCCCACCAATCATCATCTCCATCAATCCAATCCCACAGCTCCCCACCAATCACCATGTCCATCATTCCAGTCCCACAGCTCCCCACCAATCACCATCTCTATCATTCCAATCCCACAGCTCCCCACCAATCATCATCTCCATCAATCCAATCCCACAGCTCCCCACCAATCACCATGTCCATCATTTCAGTCCCACAGCTCCCCACCAATCATCATCTCCATCATTCCAATCCCACAGCTCCCCACCAATCATCATCTCCATCAATCCAATCCCACAGCTCCCCACCAATCACCATGTCCATCATTCCAGTCCCACAGCTCCCCACCAATCATCATCTCCATCATTCCAATCCCACAGCTCCCCACCAATCACCATGTCCATCATTCCAGTCCCACAGCTCCCCACCAATCACCATCTCCATCATTCCAGTCCCACAACTCCCCACCAATCATCATCTCCATCATTCCAATCCCACAGCTCCCCACCAATCACCATGTCCATCATTCCAGTCCCACAGCTCCCCACCGATCATCATCTCCATCATTCCAGTCCCACAGCTCCCCACCAATCACCATGTCCATCATTCCAATCCCACAGCTCCCCACCAATCACCATCTCCATCATGCCAATCCCACAGCTCCCCACCAATCACCATGTCCATCATTCCAGTCCCACAGCTCCCCACCAATCACCATGTCCATCATTCCAGTTCCAAAGCTCCCCACCAATCACCATCTCCATCATTCCAATCCCACAGCTCCCCACCAATCACCATCTCCATCAATCCAATTCCACCGAAAAATGTTGGCATAA